CAGGCGTCGGTGTCCGCACCGGTCCATGGGGGCGACGGGAAGCCCGAGTGATCCTGCTGCGTTCGCTGCTGTTCCAGTTTCTGTTCTACAGCTTCACCATCCTCTACATGCTGGTGTTCCTGCCGGCCCTGCCCTTCGTCACGCGCCGGCAGATGTGGCGGCTCGTGGTGCTGCCGTGGTCGCGCGGCACGGGCTGGCTGCTGCGGACGATCGCCGGAACGCACGTGGAGATCACGGGACGCGAGAACATCCCCGACGGGCCGCTGCTCATCGCCTCCAAGCACCAGTCGGCGTGGGAGACCATCGCCCTGCTGCCGCTGTTCTCGGACGCCACCTTCATCCTCAAGCGGGAACTGATGTGGCTGCCGGTCTTCGGCTGGTACGCCGCCAAGGGCGACGTCATTCCCATCAACCGGGGCGCCCGCGCCGCCGCGCTCAAGGCCATGACCGTCCGCGCCCGCGAGGAACTCGCCAAGGGCCGGCAGATCATCATCTTTCCCGAGGGTACCCGCCGCCCGCCGGGCGCGCCGCCGGCCTACAAGTTCGGCGTCGCCCACCTCTATGCGGCCTTCGGCGTGCCCTGCCTGCCGGTGGCGCTCAATTCCGGCCTTTACTGGCCGCGCAACGCCCTCGTGCGCCGGCCGGGCACCATCCGTGTCGAGATATTGCCGCCTATCCCGCCCGGCCTCAGGCGTGAAGCCTTCTTCGAGCGGCTGCAGGCGGACATCGAGCCCGCCAGCGACCGCCTGCTGGCGCTGGGTCGTGCCGAACTGGGGATGACCGCGCCGGAAATGCCTCCACAGGCGGAATTATCCCCGTAACCATACCTTGTGGAAAACTCTTGCCGAGGCCCAGAGAAGCGTTCTAGTTTCGTTCTCATGAACGCCACTGATTCGCTCCTCATCCCCCTGATTGATGCCGGTCCGCTGACCGGCCTGAGCGAGGCTGCGCTTGGTGCGCGCTATCGTTTCTGGCGCGATCAGGACGGCGTCCGGCACGTGTTCTCCGTCTATCCGACCGAAGAGGCCCCCGATTATCCGGAGGCGCTGGCCATTGCCGTGCGGCGCACGCCGGCGGGCTCCATCGCGGTGTGGGCGGGCAAGCCGGGCGAGGCGGCGGTGCGCGCAGCCAAGCGCAATCTGGCGGAAGAAATCCACATCCATGTCTTCGGCGAAGGCGGCGCGGACACGCTGCGCACGCTTCTCAACCGTCGCACCCTGTCCACCGATCCGCTGGCGCTCCCTCCGCCGGTCGCCGCCCATGCCGTGGCAGCAGGACGCCGTCAGGCCGCCTGAGGCGTAACAGCGGGCGAGTGGCTCAGGCCTGACCGCCGCGCAGGTGGTGGGCGATCCAGCTCAGGCCGCGGTCCTCGATGCCCATGGTGGCGAGCGCATCCACGGTCGCCAGCACATAATCCCGGTTCGGCCCCGAACGGCCGTGCGAGCGGCGTACCAGATGCAGTTGGTCCTCCAGCGAGAGGCCGCGGGCATATTGCGGGTGCGCCCGGTTCGCCACATAGGCCACCGCCGAGGCGGCGAGATCCTCGTGCCCCTTCAGCCGCACGCGGCGCGACGTCTCCCGATAGACGCCGGAAATCTGTTCCCGCTCCGTGAGATAGGCATGCACCTGCGGCCAGTCCGCCGCCGCCACGCGATAGGCCACGCCCTTGCACGAGCCGCCGAGATCGAGCCCCAGCACGAGGCCGGGATGCTCCGGCGTGCCGCGATGGTGGAAGGAATAGATGCAGAGCGCGCGGTGCGCCCCGAGCAAGGTCGCCTCCACCCGCTCGGCGAAGGGAAAGCCGGGGTTCCAGATCAGCGAGCCATAGCCGAACACCCACGGATCATGCGCCGGAACCGGCACCGGGGGATGCGACATACGCGGCGAGGGCGAATCGGCGGACATGGCGGGATGGAACTCGGGGCTGTTACCGCAAAGGCGAAGCAGGCTTCTCGCCTGATTGATCCGGCGATTATGCGGCGAAAGCAACGCCCGCCTACGGAAAGTCGCGGGTTTGTCCCGTGGCAGGACGGCGCGCGCCATCAAAGGTGCGGCAACGGGGGCGGCTTGGGCCTTCAAGTGGCCTTCAACATGTTCTAGAGCCAGAGTTCATCCTGCCTGCCCGTCGCCTGCCGGCAGCCCGACGCATCGACACGAAGGGAAAGCATGACTGTCTCCGAACCCGCGCCCCGGCGCCGGCGACCCTGGATCATCGCCCTCCCCCTGGTGCTGCTGCTCCTCATTGCCGCCGGCTGGTCCGGCCTTTGGGTCTATGCCGCCCGCACCGCGGACGGCGAGATCGACGCCTGGCTTGCCCGCGAGAAGCTGCTCGGCCGGGAATGGTCCTGCTCCGAGCGGGCGCTGGAGGGCTTTCCCTTCCGCTTCGAGCTGATGTGCCGCGATCCCGTTCTGGTGACCAAGGGCGGCGACAGCTTCCGCATTTCCGCCGCCGGGGCGCGCGCCGTGGCGCAGGTCTGGGACCCGAGCCATATCGTCGCCGAGTTCGCCTCGCCCGCCCGTATCGAGGATCAGGTGACGGGGCAGGTCTACACGGCCTCCTGGTCGCTGCTGCAGATGAGCGGCATCGGCAATTCCACCGGGCAGCCGCAGCGGCTCGACATCGTGGTCAACAATCCGCTGGTGGAACAGGCCCCCGGAAACGCCGCCACCAACCCCATGTTCTCCGCCAAGCAGCTGGAGGCCCATGCCCGCCGCCGCCCCGGTGAGAACGGCGCGCGCGACGGCATCGACTTCGCTTTCTCCCTCGCCGGCGCGGAAAGCCCGATGATGGCGGGCGCCGGCAGCTCCGGCCCGGTGGATGTGGCGCTCCAGATGACCGTCACGGCGGCGGACGACCTGCGCCCCATGTCGGTGAAGGACCGGCTGCGGGCCTGGGCCATGTCCGGCGGCGTGGTGCAGCTCCAGGGCTTTGCGGTCACAACGCCGAAGGCCGCCGCCAACGCCACCGGCGCACTGCTGGTGGATGCGCAGGGCCGCCTCAACGGGCAGCTGGCGCTCGGCTTCTCGGGTATCGAGGAAGTGCTGCGGAACCTGAGCAAGACGGGCTTCATCTCGCCGGAGATCGTGCCCATCGTCGGCGCCCTGGCCATGGCCGGCAAGCCGGGCGAAGTCGCCGGCCGCAAGGGCGTGACCTTCAACATCAATTTCGATCAGGGCGCGCTGAAGCTCGGCAAGATCCCCGTCGGCATCGTCCCGCCGCTGTTCTGAGGAGAGTGAATTCGACGGGCGCCGCGCCTCGCCCAACGCGCTCCCTCCCCCCTTGTGGGGGAGGGCTGGGGAGGGGGGTAATGCCCTCTCCGCCAGAGTGCCATGCGCCGGAAATGCAGGCCTGCTTCACTCCCTGCCCGCACGACAGACGCAGCCGTTCTACCCCCCTCCCTAGCCCTCCCCCGCAAGGGGGGAGGGTGGTTCCGCCTGGGGCGGGAGGGTCTCGAGCGAGCCAGAGCGAAGGTGAGGCCGGCGCGCTTGGGCGCGCGGCGTCCTACTTCTTCGCCGCCACCAGATGGCGGCCGAAGTCCGGCGCCGCCGTTTCCTGGCCCTGCTCGATGATGGAGCGGCGGATGGCGCGGGTGCGGGTGAAGTGGTCGAACAGCGTCTGGCCGTCGCCATAGCGGATCGCCCGCTGGAGGGCCGTGAGGTCCTCCGTGAAGCGGCCGAGCATCTCCAGCACCGCCTCGCGATTGTAGAGGAACACGTCGCGCCACATGGTCGGATCGGACGCCGCGATGCGCGTGAAGTCGCGGAAGCCGCCGGCCGAGAACTTGATGACCTCGGAGGTCAGCGTCTGTTCGAGGTCCGCCGCCGTGCCCACGATGTTGTAGGCGATGAGGTGCGGCAGGTGGGAGGTGATGGCCAGCACCAGATCATGGTGCTGCGGCGACATGGTCTCCACATTCGCGCCCATGCCGCTCCACAGCACGGAGAGCCGCTCCACCGCCGCCGGATCGGCATCCGCCACCGGCGTCACGATGCACCAGCGGTTCTCGAACAGACTGGCGAAGCCCGCATCGGGGCCGGAGAATTCCGTGCCGGCCACCGGATGGGCGGGCACCAGATGGGCGTGGGCGGGCACGTGGGGGGCCATCTGCTCCACCACCGCCGCCTTCACCGAGCCGACGTCGGAGAGGATGGCACCCGGCTTCAGCGCCGGGCCGATCTCCGCCGCCACGGCGCCGGACGCACCGACCGGCACGCAGACGATGACGATGTCCGCATCCGCGACGGCTTCCGCCGCCGTCTCCGGCACCTCGTCCGCAAAGCCCAGCTCACGAACGCGGGCCCGCACGCCCGCATCGCGGTCGGCCACGACGACGGTGCCGGCCAGCCCCTTTTCGCGCACGGCGCGGGCGACGGACGAGCCGATCAGTCCCGCGCCGATGATCGCCAGGCGCCCGACGAGAGGTGCGCTCACCGCTCCGCCCCGGAGAGGAAGTCGGAGAGGGCCTGAACCACGAGGCGGTTGGCTTCCTCGGTGCCGATGGTCATGCGCAGGGAATCCGGCAGGCCATAGGAGGCGACCGCGCGCAGGATGAGGCCGCGCCGGGTGAGGAAGGCATCCGCTTCCGCTGCCGTGCGGCCGGGCGTCTTCGGGAAATGGATGAGCACGAAGTTGCCGACGCTGGGCGTGACCGTGAGCCCGAGCGCGGTGAGCTCGGTGGTCAGCCAGGACAGCCACTGGTCGTTGTGGGCGATGGAACGCTCCACATGCTCGGCGTCGAGGATGGCCGCCGCACCCGCCGCAATGGCCGGGGCGTTCATGTTGAACGGGCCACGGATGCGGTTGAGGGCGTCGATCACCGCCTCGGACGCCACCGCCCAGCCGATGCGCAGGGCGGCGAGGCCGTGGATCTTGGAGAAGGTGCGGCACATGATGACGTTCTCGGCGGAGAGCGCGAGTTCAAGGCCGGTCTCGTAATCGTTGCGGCGGACGTATTCGCTATAGGCGGCGTCCAGCACCAGCAGCACGTTCGGCGGCAGCGCGGCGTGCAGGCGACGCACCTCGTTGAACGGCAGATAGGTGCCCGTCGGATTGTTGGGATTGGCGAGGAAGATCACGCGGGTGCGCTCGGTCACCGCGCCGATGATGGCGTCCACGTCCATCTGGAGGTCTTCGCGGTCCGGCACGACGACCGGCACGCCGCCGGCGCCCAGCGTCGCGATCTTGTAGACGAGGAAGCCGTGGGCGCAGTGGATCGCCTCGTCACCGGGGCCGACATAGGCGTGGGCGATGAGGTTCAGGATCTCGTCGGAGCCGGCACCGCAGATGATGCGGTCCGGATCGATGCCCATGGCCTTACCGATGGCCTCGCGCAGCGCCGTTGAGGAGCCGTCGGGATAATCCTGCAGGTTCGTGCCGGCGCTCTGGAAGGCGGCGATGGCCTTCGGGCTCGGGCCGAGCGGCGTCTCGTTGGAAGAGAGCTTGAACACCTTCTCCACACCCGCCGCATGGCTCTTGCCGGGGACATAGGCCGAAATGGCCAGCACGCCGGGGCGCGGCTCGGGACGGGCGGGGTGACGCTGGGTCTCTTTGGCGGAAACGGACATAACCTGCTCCAGATCAGGGCCGGGCGATGCCGGCGCTGTCCATGCCGAAACGATAGGGGGCGGCATGGCTCCCCACGGGAATGAAGGATCGGACGCTGGCGCCGCTCTGGCGCAGCACGTCCTGCACGGTGCCGCCGTCCGTGCCCCGCACGGAGACGAGCAGGGCCGCGCCGTCGAGCGCGCCGTCGGCCACCGCCAGCACTTCGGCGTGGGTCGCCACCGCAGCGGCCGCGCGGGCGCTCCAGCCGGCGACGCGCACGCTGAAGGTGGACACCTCGGTCACCGCCGCATCGGCGATGGGATGGGAGACCACGAACACCGGCAGGCCGGCGGGATGGTCCGCCCGCTCCACGAAGGGCAGGCGGGCGATGATCTTGGGCGCCGTCACGCCCTCGAGGGCGGTCCACCAGGCATCAGAGCCCGGAACCATGGCGGCGGGCAGGAGGCCGAGGTCGCCACGCGAGGCGGCCACCGCCTCCACCACCGCCCGCGCGCCCATGTGCGGCACGAAAGGCGCGGTGAAGCCGAAGTGGAAGCGCGCGCTGTCGCGCATCAGAGGCTCGCCCACCGAGAGGTCGGCGTGGACCGAATAGGGCGCCTGCACATAGGTGAAGGTGGCGATGATGACGCGCCAGATGCTCTCCACCGTATCGAGCGGCAGCAGGCCGTGATGGCGCTCGACGAGGCTGCGCATCATCGACGCCTCGCGCGCCGGGCGGAAGGCGGAACCCTCGGTCTGGGTGCGCTTCACCTGCACCAGCCGGTCGATGATCTCGCTCCGCTCCATGAGCAGGCGATGCATCGTCTCGTCGATACGGTCGATCTCGGCGCGGAGGTCGGCGAGGGAAGGGGTCTTCGCTGCGTCAGTCATGGGAACCCACGGAAACGCCGCGACCTGTAGCGTCAGACGGGCGGCGAATCAAAGCATTGTTTCGGGAGGGCACCCGTGCGCGCGGCGCACGGCGCGGGCGGGGCGGCGGTAGCGCCATGGACTTCCGTGGCCGGATCGGCCATGCGGGGGAGGAAGCGGGAGGCATCACGTGGCGGGCGCCATACGCGAGACGCTCTATTACACGGTCGGGCTGGTGGTGCTGCGGGCCATCGGCCTCGTCATGCTCCCGGTCAACACCTACTTCCTCTCCAGCGCTGAATACGGCCGGCTGGAGGTGCTGCTTTCCTTCATCGACGTGGGCGCGCTGTTCTTCAGCCTCGCCTTGCCCTCGGCCCTCGCCCGCTTCGTCGGTGACGAACAGACCTGGGAGGCGCGCAAGGCAGTGTGCGCCGAATATGCCGGCCTCGCCCTTCTCGTCAGCGGCGTGCTGGTGGCGTTGGGCGCGGCCTTCTCCCATCCCATTACCGGCTTGCTGCCCGAAAAGGTGAGCCAGAGCGAATTCCTGCTGCTGCTCGCCGCCATCTGCCTCGAAGGCGTGCTGGGCGTCGGGCTCACCTGGATGCGCATCCGGGGGGCGGCGGGCACCTTCCTCGCCATGTCGCTCAGCCGCGCGCTGGGACAGGCGGCGCTCTCAGCCACGCTGCTGGTGCTGGGCTTCGGCGTGGAGGGCGTCCTGATCGCTTCCGCCACGGCGGCGCTGGCGCAGGGCGGGGCCATGATGGTCTATCTCGCCCGCGACTGCGGCATCTCGCTGCGCTTCGCCCGCTGGCGGGAGATGCTCATCTATTGCGGCCCGCTGCTGCTCTCCGCCCTCGCCGCCTTCGTGCTCGGCTCCTATGACCGCTGGGTGCTGGCCGGCCATGTGACCCCGGAGGACATCGCGCTCTATGGCGTCGCCGGACGGCTCGGCGCGCTGACGGCGGTGCTGCTCCAGCCCTTCCACATGTGGTGGTTCCCCAAGCGCTTCATCGTGCTGGCGGAGGATAACGGCGCCGAACGCAGCGCCGACATCGTGTCGCTGGGCCTGCTCATCGTGCTCGGCGCCTTCGTGGGGGTAAGTCTGGGCGGGCCGTTTGCGGTGCATGTGCTGACGCGCGAGGCTTATTGGGGGGCGAGCGCCTTCATCGCCTTCATCGCGCTCAACTATGCCATTCAGGAAACCGGCAGCCTGCTGGAGATCGGCTGTTATCTGAGGAAGGACGGCTTTGCCCCGCTCCTCATCAACCTGATCGGGGCGGGCCTCGCCATCCTGTTCTATTTCACACTCATCCCGCGCTATGGCGTGCCGGGCGCCATCGCCGCGACGCTGATCGCCCAGAGCGTGCGCGTGGTCCTCACCTGGGCGGTCTCGCGCCATTACGCGCCCATTCCCTATCGCTTCGCCCGGCTCGGCCTCGTGAGCGCGGTGGCGCTCGCCCTGACGGCGCTCGCCGCTTTCACCCTGCACCCGCTGGTGATGCCGCTCGGCGCGGTGGTGATCCTGCCGCTCATCGGCTGGATGGCGGTGCGGCTCAAGCTGCTGCCCCGCCTCGACCCCGCCGAACTGCCCGAACCCCTGCGCCGCCGGCTCAAGCTGGGGTAGCGTCCCTCGACGGACGTCATGCCCGGGCTCGTCCGGCGGCGTGCTTCTTGCTTCGGGGGCGGGAGAATGGGAAACCGGAGGCAACCGGTCCCGCAGCGCGAAGGCCCATGGATCTCAACACCGTCACCGCCCTCCACCGGCCCCGGACCCGTGACGAGATCGGCCCCTTTCAGGCGGGCGATGCCTTTCTTGCGGGCGGCACCGCCCTGTTCGCGGCACCCGATCCCGCGCTCTCCCGCCTCATCGATTTGCCGGCCCTCAACTGGCCGCCGGTCACGCTGACGGCGGATGGCCTCGAGATCGCCGCCACCTGCACTTTCGCGGAACTCGAAGAAGCGTCGCTGCCCCCTCGCCTCTCGGCGCTGGCGGCACGCTGCTGCGGCGCGCTCTACGGGTCGTTCAAGGTGCGCGCGGCGGCGACCATTGGCGGAAATCTGTGCACCGCGCTCGCCGCCGCACCCATGGCTGCCTTCGCGGTGGCGCTCGATGCGGAGATGCTGATCTGGCGGGCGGACGGCACAGCCCGGACGCTGCCGGCCCGCGAGTTTATCCTCGCGCCGACCCGCACGCGGCTCGGAACGGGAGAATTGCTGCGCAGCATTCTCGTGCCGGCTTGCAATATGGACCTGCGCTGGGCCTTCCGCCGCATCGCGCTGAATGAGCTTGGCCGCTCCGCCGCGCTGGTCATCGGGACGCAGGACGGGGCGGGCCGCTTCGGCCTCACGATCACCGCGTCGACGCCCCGGCCGGTCCGGCTCGACTTCCCGGCTTTGCCAGACGCCGAAACGCTTCTCGCCGCGCTCGACGCCGCCGTTTCGCCCGTCGGCTGGTATGACGACGTGCATGGCGATCCGCTCTGGCGGGCCCACATGACGCGGCTTTTTGCGCAGCAAATCCGCAGCGAGCTGACGGGAGAGGCGGCATGAGCGCCCTCCTCCTCAATGGCCGGAACATCGAGGCCGCCCCGCGCGCGGGCCAGTGCCTGCGCACCTTCCTGCGCGATCTCGGCGCCTTCGGCGTCAAGCGCGGGTGCGATGTGGGCGATTGCGGTGCCTGCACCGTGCTGCTCGACGGCGCGCCGGTACATAGCTGCATCACGCCCGCCTTCCGCGCGCTGGGGCGCAGCATCACGACCATTGAGGGGCTGGCGGAAGGCAACGATCTCCATCCCGTGCAGCAGGCTTTTCTGGACGCGCAGGGCTTCCAGTGCGGCTATTGCACGGCCGGGCAGGTGCTCACGGTGGCCGCGCTCAATCAGGCGCAGCGGCGGGATTTGCCCGCCGCTCTGAAGGGCAATCTCTGCCGCTGCACCGGCTATCGCGCCATTGCCGATGCGGTGGCCGGCATCGCCCATGCGGAACATCCCGAGGCTGGTGCTGCCTGCGGGCACAGCGTCCACGCCCCGGCAGCGCGGGCCATCCTCACGGGCGCGGCGCGCTATACGCTGGATGTGGAGGTGCCCGGCCTCACGCACCTGAAGCTCGTCCGCGCGCCCCACGCCCATGCGCGCATCCGCGCCATCGACACGGCGGCCGCGCTGGCGGTGCCCGGCGTGATCGCCGTGCTGACCCATAAGGATGCGCCGCCGGTCCTCTATTCCTCGGCCCGGCACGAGATCGCCACCGACGATGTGGACGACACCCGCATCCTCGACGATGTGGTGCGCCATGTGGGCCAGCGCGTCGCCGCCGTGATCGCCGAGACGGTGGCCGCCGCCGAGGAGGCCTGCCGGGGGATCGTCGTCGATTACGAGGTGCTTCCCGCCGTCTTCGATCCCGAGGCCGCCCGCCAGCCCGGCGCACCGCGGGTGCATGGGGAGAAGGGCGCTGAGAGCCGCATCTTCGATCCCGCCCGCAACATCGTCGCGCATCTCGAAGGCGAGGTGGGCGATGTGGCGGCGGGGTTTGCGGCGGCGGACGTGGTGGTGGAGGAGACGCTGGAAAGCCAGCGCCTCCAGCACGCGCATCTCGAAACCCACTGCGCCATCGGCTGGCGGGATAAGGACGGCCGGCTCGTCATCCGCTCGTCCACGCAGGTGCCTTTCCTCACCCGCGATGCGCTCGCCACCGTGCTCGGCCTGCCGCGCGAAGCCGTGCGCGTGTTCACCGGGCAGGTGGGCGGCGGCTTCGGCGGCAAGCAGGAAATGCTGGTGGAGGACATCGTCGGTCTCGCCGTGCTGAAGACGGGGCGGCCGGTGCAACTGGAACTC
The Azorhizobium caulinodans ORS 571 genome window above contains:
- a CDS encoding DUF2125 domain-containing protein, whose product is MTVSEPAPRRRRPWIIALPLVLLLLIAAGWSGLWVYAARTADGEIDAWLAREKLLGREWSCSERALEGFPFRFELMCRDPVLVTKGGDSFRISAAGARAVAQVWDPSHIVAEFASPARIEDQVTGQVYTASWSLLQMSGIGNSTGQPQRLDIVVNNPLVEQAPGNAATNPMFSAKQLEAHARRRPGENGARDGIDFAFSLAGAESPMMAGAGSSGPVDVALQMTVTAADDLRPMSVKDRLRAWAMSGGVVQLQGFAVTTPKAAANATGALLVDAQGRLNGQLALGFSGIEEVLRNLSKTGFISPEIVPIVGALAMAGKPGEVAGRKGVTFNINFDQGALKLGKIPVGIVPPLF
- a CDS encoding gamma-glutamylcyclotransferase, producing MSADSPSPRMSHPPVPVPAHDPWVFGYGSLIWNPGFPFAERVEATLLGAHRALCIYSFHHRGTPEHPGLVLGLDLGGSCKGVAYRVAAADWPQVHAYLTEREQISGVYRETSRRVRLKGHEDLAASAVAYVANRAHPQYARGLSLEDQLHLVRRSHGRSGPNRDYVLATVDALATMGIEDRGLSWIAHHLRGGQA
- a CDS encoding chorismate mutase translates to MTDAAKTPSLADLRAEIDRIDETMHRLLMERSEIIDRLVQVKRTQTEGSAFRPAREASMMRSLVERHHGLLPLDTVESIWRVIIATFTYVQAPYSVHADLSVGEPLMRDSARFHFGFTAPFVPHMGARAVVEAVAASRGDLGLLPAAMVPGSDAWWTALEGVTAPKIIARLPFVERADHPAGLPVFVVSHPIADAAVTEVSTFSVRVAGWSARAAAAVATHAEVLAVADGALDGAALLVSVRGTDGGTVQDVLRQSGASVRSFIPVGSHAAPYRFGMDSAGIARP
- a CDS encoding lysophospholipid acyltransferase family protein, with translation MILLRSLLFQFLFYSFTILYMLVFLPALPFVTRRQMWRLVVLPWSRGTGWLLRTIAGTHVEITGRENIPDGPLLIASKHQSAWETIALLPLFSDATFILKRELMWLPVFGWYAAKGDVIPINRGARAAALKAMTVRAREELAKGRQIIIFPEGTRRPPGAPPAYKFGVAHLYAAFGVPCLPVALNSGLYWPRNALVRRPGTIRVEILPPIPPGLRREAFFERLQADIEPASDRLLALGRAELGMTAPEMPPQAELSP
- a CDS encoding prephenate/arogenate dehydrogenase family protein; this encodes MSAPLVGRLAIIGAGLIGSSVARAVREKGLAGTVVVADRDAGVRARVRELGFADEVPETAAEAVADADIVIVCVPVGASGAVAAEIGPALKPGAILSDVGSVKAAVVEQMAPHVPAHAHLVPAHPVAGTEFSGPDAGFASLFENRWCIVTPVADADPAAVERLSVLWSGMGANVETMSPQHHDLVLAITSHLPHLIAYNIVGTAADLEQTLTSEVIKFSAGGFRDFTRIAASDPTMWRDVFLYNREAVLEMLGRFTEDLTALQRAIRYGDGQTLFDHFTRTRAIRRSIIEQGQETAAPDFGRHLVAAKK
- a CDS encoding lipopolysaccharide biosynthesis protein codes for the protein MAGAIRETLYYTVGLVVLRAIGLVMLPVNTYFLSSAEYGRLEVLLSFIDVGALFFSLALPSALARFVGDEQTWEARKAVCAEYAGLALLVSGVLVALGAAFSHPITGLLPEKVSQSEFLLLLAAICLEGVLGVGLTWMRIRGAAGTFLAMSLSRALGQAALSATLLVLGFGVEGVLIASATAALAQGGAMMVYLARDCGISLRFARWREMLIYCGPLLLSALAAFVLGSYDRWVLAGHVTPEDIALYGVAGRLGALTAVLLQPFHMWWFPKRFIVLAEDNGAERSADIVSLGLLIVLGAFVGVSLGGPFAVHVLTREAYWGASAFIAFIALNYAIQETGSLLEIGCYLRKDGFAPLLINLIGAGLAILFYFTLIPRYGVPGAIAATLIAQSVRVVLTWAVSRHYAPIPYRFARLGLVSAVALALTALAAFTLHPLVMPLGAVVILPLIGWMAVRLKLLPRLDPAELPEPLRRRLKLG
- a CDS encoding FAD binding domain-containing protein — translated: MDLNTVTALHRPRTRDEIGPFQAGDAFLAGGTALFAAPDPALSRLIDLPALNWPPVTLTADGLEIAATCTFAELEEASLPPRLSALAARCCGALYGSFKVRAAATIGGNLCTALAAAPMAAFAVALDAEMLIWRADGTARTLPAREFILAPTRTRLGTGELLRSILVPACNMDLRWAFRRIALNELGRSAALVIGTQDGAGRFGLTITASTPRPVRLDFPALPDAETLLAALDAAVSPVGWYDDVHGDPLWRAHMTRLFAQQIRSELTGEAA
- the hisC gene encoding histidinol-phosphate transaminase, encoding MSVSAKETQRHPARPEPRPGVLAISAYVPGKSHAAGVEKVFKLSSNETPLGPSPKAIAAFQSAGTNLQDYPDGSSTALREAIGKAMGIDPDRIICGAGSDEILNLIAHAYVGPGDEAIHCAHGFLVYKIATLGAGGVPVVVPDREDLQMDVDAIIGAVTERTRVIFLANPNNPTGTYLPFNEVRRLHAALPPNVLLVLDAAYSEYVRRNDYETGLELALSAENVIMCRTFSKIHGLAALRIGWAVASEAVIDALNRIRGPFNMNAPAIAAGAAAILDAEHVERSIAHNDQWLSWLTTELTALGLTVTPSVGNFVLIHFPKTPGRTAAEADAFLTRRGLILRAVASYGLPDSLRMTIGTEEANRLVVQALSDFLSGAER